One Polaribacter sp. SA4-12 genomic window carries:
- a CDS encoding 7-carboxy-7-deazaguanine synthase QueE, with product MDKKTKDLVDKGIMLPLMEEFYTIQGEGSHTGTAAYFIRLGGCDVGCHWCDVKESWDANLHPPTLADTIVNNVTNHAKTVVITGGEPLMWSMDYITENLQKNNIKTHIETSGAYSFSGKWDWFCLSPKKTKLPLEECYPEADELKMIIQNNSDFDFAEREAAKVGDKCQLFLQPEWSKKEKMTQLIVDYVMKNPKWKISLQTHKYLNIP from the coding sequence ATGGATAAAAAGACAAAAGATTTAGTAGATAAAGGAATAATGCTTCCATTAATGGAAGAGTTTTACACAATACAAGGTGAAGGTTCTCATACAGGAACCGCTGCTTATTTTATTAGACTTGGTGGTTGCGATGTTGGTTGCCATTGGTGTGATGTTAAAGAAAGTTGGGATGCTAATTTGCACCCTCCAACATTAGCAGATACTATTGTAAATAATGTAACAAATCACGCAAAAACAGTTGTAATAACTGGTGGTGAGCCTTTAATGTGGTCTATGGATTATATTACCGAAAACCTTCAAAAAAACAATATAAAAACACATATAGAAACTTCAGGAGCATATTCATTTTCTGGAAAATGGGACTGGTTTTGTCTTTCCCCAAAGAAAACAAAATTACCTTTAGAAGAATGTTATCCAGAAGCTGATGAATTAAAAATGATTATTCAAAATAATTCAGATTTTGATTTTGCAGAACGTGAAGCTGCTAAAGTTGGAGATAAATGTCAACTTTTTTTACAACCAGAATGGAGTAAAAAAGAAAAAATGACGCAACTTATTGTAGATTATGTGATGAAAAATCCAAAGTGGAAAATTTCTTTACAAACACACAAATATCTGAATATTCCATAA
- a CDS encoding rhomboid family intramembrane serine protease: MMNNINQAVLLLIIANVLVSMKGFKDYSFLDKYKFQVSRILSGEKIRALTSGFLHVDWMHLGFNMYALYLFGDIVANILGIPSFLIIYFGSLLAGSLYSLQYHKDEPYYSAVGASGAVSGIVYASILLYPAMELYLFFIPIPIPGYIFGVGYLLYSIYGMKKQLGNVGHSAHLGGAIGGFALTLLLNPSVFSTNKMLVIALGIPILLLLFFGDKLKNL; this comes from the coding sequence ATGATGAACAATATAAATCAAGCAGTTTTATTACTTATTATAGCCAATGTTTTGGTTTCTATGAAAGGGTTTAAAGATTATTCTTTTTTAGATAAATATAAGTTTCAAGTAAGTAGAATTTTATCAGGAGAGAAAATAAGAGCATTAACATCTGGTTTTTTACATGTAGATTGGATGCATCTTGGTTTTAATATGTATGCTTTATACCTTTTTGGAGATATTGTAGCAAATATTTTAGGGATTCCAAGTTTTCTAATCATCTATTTTGGTAGCTTATTAGCTGGTAGTTTATATTCACTTCAATATCATAAAGACGAACCTTATTATAGCGCTGTAGGTGCTTCTGGTGCAGTTTCTGGTATTGTTTACGCATCAATACTTTTATATCCTGCAATGGAGTTGTATTTATTCTTTATTCCAATACCAATTCCTGGATACATTTTTGGTGTAGGTTATTTATTATATTCTATCTACGGAATGAAAAAACAATTAGGCAATGTAGGTCATTCTGCACATTTAGGTGGGGCAATTGGAGGTTTTGCTTTAACATTATTATTAAACCCTTCAGTATTTTCAACCAATAAGATGTTAGTAATTGCATTAGGAATACCTATTTTGTTGTTATTGTTTTTTGGAGACAAATTAAAAAACTTATAA
- a CDS encoding aminotransferase class IV: MINFNGELQNPENIKLSLENRAFKYGDAIFETVKVMHKKVVFWEDHYFRLMASMRMLRMKIPIEFTLEFLEQEILKTVATQNEAIAYRVRLNVFRKDGGLYTPKTNKIDFTIEAKESTYQTKDTYALDVYKDFYNYSGLLSTIKTNNRMVNTLASIFADENDLDNCILLNEKKGVVEVTNGNIFVVKGNVVKTPALTEGCIKGITRLKVLEILFRNKELTIEETSISPFEIQKADEVFITNAIIGVQPVTSYKKKTFSTEIGKKIASNLKILQIAGN, from the coding sequence ATGATCAACTTCAATGGAGAGTTACAGAATCCAGAAAACATAAAATTATCATTAGAAAACAGAGCTTTTAAATATGGTGATGCCATTTTTGAAACTGTAAAGGTGATGCATAAAAAAGTGGTTTTTTGGGAAGATCATTATTTTAGATTAATGGCTTCTATGAGAATGCTTCGTATGAAAATTCCTATTGAGTTTACATTAGAATTTTTAGAACAAGAAATTTTAAAAACAGTTGCAACTCAAAATGAGGCAATTGCATACAGAGTTCGACTAAATGTTTTTAGAAAAGATGGAGGTTTATATACTCCAAAAACGAATAAAATTGATTTTACTATTGAAGCAAAAGAAAGTACTTATCAAACTAAAGATACTTATGCTTTAGATGTATATAAAGATTTTTATAATTATTCTGGGCTTTTATCAACCATAAAAACCAACAACAGAATGGTTAATACATTAGCAAGTATTTTTGCTGATGAAAATGATTTAGATAACTGTATTCTATTAAATGAGAAGAAAGGTGTAGTAGAAGTAACGAATGGAAATATATTTGTTGTGAAAGGAAATGTTGTAAAAACGCCCGCTTTAACAGAAGGATGTATTAAAGGTATTACGCGTCTTAAAGTTCTTGAAATTCTTTTTAGAAATAAGGAACTTACGATTGAGGAAACTTCAATATCTCCTTTTGAAATACAAAAAGCAGACGAAGTATTTATTACAAATGCAATTATTGGTGTACAACCTGTAACAAGTTATAAGAAAAAAACATTTTCTACTGAGATAGGGAAGAAGATTGCTAGTAATTTAAAAATATTACAAATAGCTGGTAATTAA
- a CDS encoding START-like domain-containing protein, with protein sequence MDKVKFELEIPIHASPHMLYQYISSPSNLQEWFADKVNSRGKEYSFVWDGEEEKAELITKKTDDRIRFKWLESEDDDSFFEIKIQVDALTKDVSLIVTDFADDEDEVEESKQLWENQIDELRHTIGA encoded by the coding sequence ATGGATAAAGTAAAATTCGAACTAGAAATTCCTATTCACGCATCACCTCACATGCTATATCAATATATCTCATCCCCTTCTAATTTACAAGAATGGTTTGCAGATAAAGTTAACTCTAGAGGTAAAGAGTATAGTTTTGTTTGGGATGGAGAAGAAGAAAAAGCAGAGTTAATAACTAAAAAAACGGATGATAGAATTCGTTTTAAATGGTTAGAAAGTGAAGATGATGACAGCTTCTTTGAAATTAAAATTCAAGTTGATGCATTAACGAAAGATGTATCTTTAATTGTAACAGATTTTGCAGATGATGAAGATGAAGTAGAAGAGTCTAAGCAATTATGGGAAAATCAAATTGATGAATTAAGACATACTATAGGTGCTTAA
- a CDS encoding lysophospholipid acyltransferase family protein gives MQHQKYYMKFIIFAIAYPFIWVLSRLPMRVLYIKSDFLYILMYYIIGYRKKVVLDNLKLSFPEKSDEELKKISKKFFKHFIDLIMESVKAFSISEKQILKRYKYKNPELVDKYAKQGRNIALVGAHQANWEWSISMPLALNIDVYGAYTKLNNKYFEKWVRESREKFGIKGYKTSDTVRGMQKNFSDKKQGAYILLSDQSPQPHKTYYWREFFGIKVPIHTGAEMLSKRFDYVVINYVAKKVKRGYYEVEFQLITDTPKDFEDYQITDKYTELTEENVKQQPELYLWSHRRFKHRDKVPKEFL, from the coding sequence TTGCAGCACCAAAAGTATTATATGAAATTTATAATTTTTGCTATTGCCTACCCTTTTATTTGGGTACTTTCTAGATTACCAATGAGGGTTTTATATATAAAATCTGATTTCCTTTATATATTAATGTACTATATAATAGGATACAGAAAAAAAGTAGTTTTAGATAATTTAAAGCTTTCTTTTCCTGAAAAGTCTGATGAGGAGCTAAAGAAAATTTCTAAGAAGTTTTTTAAACATTTTATAGATCTAATTATGGAAAGTGTAAAAGCATTTTCTATTTCTGAAAAACAAATATTAAAAAGATATAAATACAAGAACCCAGAACTGGTTGATAAATATGCAAAACAAGGTAGAAATATTGCTTTAGTAGGTGCGCATCAAGCAAACTGGGAATGGTCAATTAGTATGCCTTTAGCTTTAAATATTGATGTTTATGGTGCTTATACAAAATTAAATAATAAATATTTCGAAAAATGGGTTAGAGAATCTAGAGAAAAATTTGGTATTAAAGGATATAAAACTTCTGACACTGTAAGAGGGATGCAAAAAAACTTTAGTGATAAAAAACAAGGAGCTTATATTTTATTAAGTGATCAATCTCCTCAACCTCATAAAACTTATTATTGGAGAGAATTTTTCGGAATAAAAGTACCAATTCACACTGGTGCAGAAATGCTCTCAAAAAGATTCGATTATGTAGTAATTAATTATGTTGCAAAAAAAGTTAAAAGAGGGTATTACGAAGTAGAATTTCAATTGATAACAGATACTCCTAAAGATTTTGAAGATTATCAAATTACTGATAAATACACAGAATTAACTGAAGAGAATGTAAAACAACAACCTGAATTATATTTATGGTCACACAGACGTTTTAAGCATAGAGATAAAGTTCCTAAAGAGTTCTTATAA
- the rpsA gene encoding 30S ribosomal protein S1: MSEETKNTEEQVVATEVQETATPAVDPTQFLADFNWHKYEQGIEAVDEEKLVEFEKALEGTVGFVNERDVIEGTVIRITDRDAIIDINSKSEGVISLNEFRYNQGLAEGDKVEVLVDKREDSSGQLVLSHKKARVIKAWERVNNAHETGEVVNGFVKCRTRGGMIVDVFGIEAFLPGSQIDVKPIRDYDQYVEKTMEFKVVKINHEFKNVVVSHKALIEADIELQKKEIIGQLEKGQVLEGIVKNITSYGVFVDLGGVDGLVHITDLSWSRINHPNEVVELDQKLNVVILDFDDNKSRIQLGLKQLSAHPWEALNADLKIGDKVNGEVVVLADYGAFVEVEQGVEGLIHVSEMSWSTHLRSAQDFVKVGDKVEAQILTLDREDRKMSLGIKQLHPDPWTDIVAKYPVGSTHTGTVRNYTNFGVFVELEEGIDGLVYISDLSWTKKVKHPSDFVTVGDKLEVQVLELDVENRKLNLGHKQTQDNPWDAHEATYAIGSKHTGTIKEKNDKGAVVTFADGVEGFAPTRFLEKEDGTKLDKGNTIEFVVLEFSKEYRRVVVSHTSLFKEQEKRNVKVAVKKAAEAEKTTLGDIGGLAALKKKMEEGNKK, encoded by the coding sequence ATGTCTGAAGAAACAAAAAACACTGAAGAGCAAGTAGTTGCTACTGAAGTACAAGAAACAGCGACTCCAGCTGTAGATCCAACACAATTTTTAGCAGATTTTAACTGGCACAAATACGAACAAGGTATTGAGGCTGTTGATGAAGAAAAATTAGTTGAGTTCGAAAAAGCGTTAGAAGGAACTGTAGGTTTCGTAAACGAGAGAGACGTAATTGAAGGAACTGTAATCAGAATTACTGATAGAGATGCAATCATCGATATCAACTCTAAATCTGAAGGAGTTATTTCTTTAAACGAATTCCGTTACAACCAAGGTTTAGCTGAAGGAGATAAAGTAGAAGTATTAGTAGACAAAAGAGAAGATTCTTCTGGTCAATTAGTATTATCACACAAAAAAGCAAGAGTAATAAAAGCATGGGAACGTGTTAACAATGCTCATGAAACTGGTGAAGTAGTTAACGGTTTCGTTAAATGTAGAACTAGAGGTGGTATGATTGTAGATGTTTTCGGAATCGAAGCATTTTTACCAGGATCTCAAATTGACGTTAAGCCAATTAGAGATTACGATCAGTATGTTGAGAAAACAATGGAATTCAAAGTTGTTAAAATCAACCACGAATTTAAAAACGTTGTTGTATCTCATAAAGCTCTTATTGAAGCTGATATTGAATTACAGAAAAAAGAAATTATTGGTCAATTAGAAAAAGGACAAGTATTAGAAGGTATTGTTAAAAATATTACTTCTTATGGTGTCTTTGTTGATTTAGGTGGTGTAGATGGATTAGTTCATATTACAGATTTATCTTGGTCAAGAATCAATCATCCAAATGAGGTTGTTGAGTTAGATCAAAAATTAAACGTTGTAATTTTAGACTTTGATGATAACAAATCTAGAATCCAATTAGGATTAAAACAATTATCTGCTCATCCTTGGGAAGCTTTAAATGCTGATTTAAAAATCGGAGATAAAGTAAATGGTGAAGTTGTTGTTTTAGCTGATTATGGAGCATTCGTAGAAGTAGAACAAGGAGTAGAAGGGTTAATTCACGTTTCTGAAATGTCTTGGTCAACTCACTTACGTTCTGCACAAGATTTCGTAAAAGTTGGAGATAAAGTTGAAGCTCAAATTTTAACTTTAGACCGTGAAGACAGAAAAATGTCTTTAGGTATCAAACAATTACATCCAGATCCTTGGACTGACATCGTTGCTAAATATCCTGTAGGTTCTACTCACACTGGTACTGTAAGAAATTACACTAACTTTGGTGTATTCGTAGAATTAGAAGAAGGTATTGACGGTTTAGTTTATATTTCTGATTTATCTTGGACTAAGAAAGTGAAACATCCTTCAGATTTTGTAACTGTTGGTGATAAACTTGAAGTACAAGTATTAGAATTAGATGTTGAAAACAGAAAGTTAAACTTAGGTCATAAGCAAACTCAAGATAACCCTTGGGATGCACATGAAGCTACGTATGCAATTGGTTCTAAACATACAGGAACAATCAAAGAAAAGAATGATAAAGGAGCAGTTGTAACTTTTGCTGATGGAGTAGAAGGTTTTGCACCAACAAGATTCTTAGAAAAAGAAGACGGTACTAAATTAGATAAAGGAAACACAATCGAATTTGTAGTTTTAGAATTCTCTAAAGAATACAGAAGAGTTGTTGTATCTCATACATCTTTATTTAAAGAGCAAGAGAAAAGAAATGTGAAAGTTGCCGTTAAGAAAGCAGCAGAAGCAGAAAAAACTACCTTAGGAGATATCGGTGGACTTGCAGCATTAAAGAAGAAAATGGAAGAAGGTAACAAGAAATAA
- a CDS encoding MBL fold metallo-hydrolase, whose protein sequence is MNSIKLFSISIFITFSMQSQKKEVQIITTKISDQVFMLKGQGGNIGLFIGDDAVFMIDDQFAPLTPKILEAIKKITPKPVNYLMNTHWHGDHTGGNLNMQKEGALILAHKNVRKRMSVDQVIRGKVKKASPKEALPVITFTEDMMMHINNDDIYVSHIHKAHTDGDALVYFTKNNILHTGDAYFQGKFPYIDLSSGGSINGYIDGIQKMIVLANDETKIIPGHGNISNKRELISFKKMLVDLKSRIQTEIDNGKTLEEVKHNKKITKDYVSFNGWITEEKIKIAIYKSLNK, encoded by the coding sequence ATGAATTCTATTAAACTATTTAGTATCTCAATTTTTATCACTTTTTCTATGCAATCGCAAAAAAAAGAGGTGCAAATAATAACAACAAAAATTTCTGATCAGGTATTTATGTTAAAAGGTCAAGGAGGAAACATAGGATTATTTATTGGTGATGATGCTGTTTTTATGATTGATGACCAATTTGCACCATTAACACCTAAAATTTTAGAAGCAATTAAAAAGATAACTCCCAAACCTGTAAATTATTTAATGAATACGCATTGGCATGGAGATCATACAGGAGGAAACTTAAATATGCAAAAAGAAGGAGCTCTAATTTTGGCACATAAAAATGTTAGAAAAAGAATGAGTGTTGATCAGGTTATAAGAGGTAAAGTTAAGAAAGCATCACCAAAAGAAGCACTACCAGTAATTACTTTTACAGAAGATATGATGATGCATATTAATAATGACGATATTTATGTTTCTCACATTCATAAAGCTCACACTGATGGAGATGCTTTAGTCTATTTCACCAAAAACAACATTTTACATACTGGAGATGCTTACTTTCAAGGTAAGTTTCCTTACATAGATTTGTCTTCTGGAGGAAGTATTAATGGTTATATAGATGGAATACAGAAAATGATAGTTCTTGCGAATGATGAAACTAAAATTATTCCAGGTCATGGAAATATTTCTAATAAGAGAGAGCTTATTTCTTTTAAAAAGATGTTAGTTGATTTAAAATCAAGGATTCAAACTGAAATAGATAATGGTAAAACTTTAGAAGAAGTAAAACATAACAAAAAAATCACTAAAGATTATGTCTCTTTTAATGGTTGGATTACCGAAGAAAAGATAAAGATTGCTATTTATAAGAGCTTAAATAAATAA
- the porQ gene encoding type IX secretion system protein PorQ, translating into MILRNILFSVFLSSIFSMKGQVGGEEVYQFLNLSTSARQIALGGETLTLLDDVNQPIWNPSVINEDLDNKVSVNYTSYLAGINIGSLSYAKFVSRRFGTIHGGIKYIDYGSLIGADEQGNETGNFNASDIAVSVGYSLNIPNTNLFFGSNIRLINSSISNFSSTGISTDLAILYNNPYKPFVITLVARNLGTQIQTYNGVREKLPFKLALGGSYKLEHVPLKWYATIDNLQKFDISVPNPSDQTTDLEGNVTEESVGIIENTMRHFVIGAELFPESALNIRVGYNFRRAAELKLQNARTFSGISFGFGIKMNKLKFNYAYSKFHSAANASTFSLLIDLDRGR; encoded by the coding sequence ATGATTCTTAGAAATATTTTGTTTTCTGTTTTTTTATCTTCTATTTTTTCTATGAAAGGACAAGTTGGTGGTGAAGAAGTATATCAATTCTTAAATTTATCAACTTCTGCAAGACAAATTGCTTTAGGTGGTGAAACTCTTACTTTATTGGATGATGTTAATCAACCTATATGGAACCCATCTGTAATTAACGAAGATTTAGATAATAAGGTTTCTGTTAATTACACTAGTTATCTTGCAGGTATAAATATAGGTTCTTTGTCTTATGCAAAATTTGTGTCTAGAAGATTTGGTACTATTCATGGAGGTATTAAATATATAGATTATGGTTCCTTAATCGGTGCTGATGAGCAGGGAAATGAAACTGGTAATTTTAATGCTAGTGACATTGCTGTTTCAGTTGGTTATTCTTTAAATATACCTAATACAAATTTATTTTTTGGATCTAATATTAGACTTATTAACTCTAGTATTTCTAACTTTTCATCTACAGGAATCTCTACTGATTTAGCTATTTTATATAACAATCCATATAAACCTTTTGTAATTACGTTAGTAGCTAGAAATCTAGGAACACAGATTCAAACATATAATGGTGTAAGAGAAAAATTACCATTTAAATTAGCTTTGGGTGGATCTTATAAATTAGAACATGTTCCATTAAAATGGTATGCAACTATTGATAATTTACAAAAATTTGATATTTCCGTTCCTAACCCATCTGATCAGACTACTGATTTAGAAGGTAATGTAACAGAAGAAAGTGTTGGTATTATTGAAAATACGATGAGACATTTTGTAATAGGTGCTGAATTATTTCCTGAAAGTGCTTTAAATATTAGAGTAGGTTATAATTTTAGAAGAGCTGCAGAATTAAAATTACAAAATGCAAGAACATTTAGTGGGATTTCTTTTGGATTTGGTATAAAAATGAATAAATTAAAATTTAATTATGCATATTCTAAATTTCATTCTGCTGCAAATGCAAGTACGTTTAGTTTATTAATTGATTTAGATAGAGGAAGATAA
- a CDS encoding HU family DNA-binding protein encodes MNKSDLIDAMAADAGISKVAAKAALESFTGNVTSALKGGNKVALVGFGTFSVSNRAARTGRNPQTGKTIQIAAKNVAKFKAGAGLSDAVN; translated from the coding sequence ATGAACAAGTCAGATTTAATCGATGCAATGGCTGCTGATGCAGGAATTTCTAAAGTAGCAGCTAAAGCGGCATTAGAATCTTTTACAGGAAATGTAACTTCTGCTTTAAAAGGTGGTAACAAAGTTGCTTTAGTTGGTTTTGGTACTTTTTCTGTTTCTAACAGAGCTGCTAGAACTGGTAGAAATCCTCAAACTGGAAAAACTATTCAAATTGCTGCTAAAAACGTAGCAAAATTTAAAGCAGGAGCTGGTTTAAGCGACGCTGTAAACTAA
- the cmk gene encoding (d)CMP kinase has protein sequence MSKGIIIAIDGFSSTGKSTIAKLLAEKYNYIYVDTGAMYRAVTLYAKQNDFVGKDFFDEEKLISNLKNISLSFHFNADLGFAEMFLNGVNVEKEIRTLEVSQLVSKVSAISEVRRKLVAEQQIMGEDNGIVMDGRDIGTVVFPKAELKLFMTASADKRATRRYKELIDRGDKVDFKDILFNVEERDRIDSTREDSPLMKAEDAIEFDNSDMGIKEQFDRICALVDRRI, from the coding sequence ATGAGTAAAGGAATTATAATTGCGATTGATGGATTTTCATCAACAGGAAAAAGTACGATTGCTAAATTATTAGCAGAAAAATATAATTACATATATGTGGATACAGGTGCTATGTATAGAGCTGTAACATTATATGCGAAACAAAATGATTTTGTTGGTAAAGATTTTTTTGATGAAGAAAAACTTATTTCAAATTTGAAAAATATTTCGCTTTCTTTTCATTTTAATGCAGATTTAGGTTTTGCTGAAATGTTTCTTAATGGTGTAAACGTTGAAAAGGAAATTAGAACTCTTGAAGTTTCTCAATTAGTAAGTAAAGTATCTGCCATTTCTGAAGTAAGAAGAAAATTGGTTGCTGAACAACAAATTATGGGAGAAGATAATGGAATTGTAATGGACGGTAGAGATATTGGAACTGTTGTTTTTCCGAAGGCTGAATTGAAATTGTTTATGACTGCTTCTGCAGATAAAAGAGCGACAAGACGTTATAAAGAATTGATTGATAGAGGAGACAAGGTTGACTTTAAAGACATCCTTTTTAATGTTGAAGAAAGAGATAGAATAGATTCTACAAGAGAAGATTCTCCTTTAATGAAAGCAGAAGATGCAATTGAATTTGATAATTCTGATATGGGAATTAAAGAACAATTTGATAGAATCTGTGCTTTGGTAGATAGAAGAATCTAA
- the glmM gene encoding phosphoglucosamine mutase produces MTLIKSISGIRGTIGGKTADNLTPLDAVKFASAYGAFIIARNSGKKKIKVVIGRDARISGKMISSLVANTLVGLGIDVIDLGLSTTPTVEVAVPMENADGGIILTASHNPKQWNALKLLNEKGEFLNGEEGEQILVLAESEDFSFAEVDDLGTYTKDKTYVKKHIDEVLKLELVDVEAIKEANFTVVVDGVNSTGGIFIPALLKELNVECIELYCTPNGEFPHNPEPLKEHLTDISELVVKEQAHLGIVVDPDVDRLALVSEDGSMFGEEYTLVACADYVLGKLGGGNTVSNLSSSRALRDVTQKHGGTYTASAVGEVNVVIKMKETNTVIGGEGNGGIIYPASHYGRDSLVGVALFLSHLANQKMSCKELRDSYPSYFMSKNKIQLTPEIDVDKILETMAATYSNEDVNTIDGVKIDFADEWIHLRKSNTEPIIRIYTEAKSQQAADDLAVRFINEIKAIIK; encoded by the coding sequence ATGACATTAATAAAATCAATTTCAGGAATAAGAGGAACAATCGGTGGTAAAACTGCTGATAATTTAACACCATTAGATGCTGTAAAATTTGCTTCGGCTTATGGAGCTTTTATTATTGCACGAAACTCAGGTAAGAAAAAAATAAAAGTTGTAATTGGTAGAGATGCACGTATCTCTGGTAAAATGATTTCTAGTTTAGTAGCAAATACTTTAGTAGGTTTAGGAATCGATGTTATAGATTTAGGATTATCAACAACACCAACTGTAGAAGTTGCTGTTCCTATGGAAAATGCAGATGGAGGAATTATTTTAACAGCATCACATAATCCAAAACAATGGAATGCGTTAAAACTATTAAACGAAAAAGGAGAATTCTTAAATGGAGAAGAAGGAGAACAAATTCTTGTGTTAGCAGAAAGTGAAGATTTCTCTTTTGCAGAAGTAGATGATTTAGGTACTTATACTAAAGACAAAACATACGTTAAAAAACATATTGATGAAGTTTTAAAACTAGAATTAGTAGATGTAGAAGCAATCAAAGAAGCTAACTTTACGGTTGTTGTAGATGGAGTGAATTCTACAGGAGGAATTTTTATACCTGCTTTATTAAAAGAGTTGAATGTAGAATGTATTGAATTGTATTGTACTCCAAATGGAGAGTTTCCTCACAATCCAGAACCTTTAAAAGAACATTTAACAGATATTTCTGAACTTGTAGTAAAAGAACAAGCACATTTAGGAATAGTAGTAGATCCAGATGTTGATAGATTGGCTTTAGTTTCTGAAGACGGTTCTATGTTTGGTGAAGAATATACATTAGTTGCTTGTGCAGATTACGTTTTAGGAAAATTAGGAGGAGGAAATACAGTTTCTAACTTATCATCCTCTAGAGCATTAAGAGATGTTACTCAGAAACATGGAGGTACTTATACCGCATCTGCTGTAGGAGAAGTAAATGTTGTTATTAAAATGAAAGAAACTAATACTGTAATTGGTGGAGAAGGAAATGGAGGAATCATTTATCCTGCTTCTCATTATGGAAGAGATTCATTGGTTGGTGTAGCTTTATTTTTATCACATTTAGCAAATCAAAAAATGTCTTGTAAAGAATTAAGAGATTCGTATCCAAGTTATTTTATGAGCAAGAATAAAATTCAGTTAACTCCAGAAATAGATGTTGACAAAATTTTAGAAACAATGGCTGCTACATATTCAAATGAAGATGTAAATACAATAGATGGTGTAAAAATTGATTTTGCAGATGAGTGGATTCACTTACGTAAATCTAATACAGAACCAATTATTAGAATTTATACAGAAGCAAAATCACAACAAGCTGCAGATGATTTAGCAGTGAGGTTTATCAATGAAATTAAAGCAATAATTAAATAA
- a CDS encoding GNAT family N-acetyltransferase encodes MKTQIQVIKAEEILTIIPLLTKLNSKTPPELLKERVLEIAEIANYECVGLYLDGKLVGISGLWYSTRHYIGKTVEPDHVILDDTIRGQGLGKQFFNWIDNHVKSKGCEAIELNAYVNNPQSHKFYYNEGYNIYGFHFLKVLRDDKKFY; translated from the coding sequence ATGAAAACACAAATACAAGTCATTAAAGCAGAAGAAATTTTGACTATAATTCCACTTTTAACAAAATTAAACTCAAAAACACCTCCAGAATTATTAAAAGAAAGAGTTTTAGAAATAGCTGAAATAGCAAATTATGAATGTGTAGGCTTATATTTGGATGGAAAATTAGTCGGTATTTCTGGCCTTTGGTATTCAACAAGACATTATATTGGTAAAACTGTTGAGCCAGATCACGTAATTTTAGACGACACAATTAGAGGACAAGGTCTTGGAAAGCAATTCTTTAATTGGATTGATAATCATGTTAAAAGTAAAGGTTGTGAAGCCATAGAATTAAATGCATATGTAAACAATCCTCAATCTCATAAATTCTATTATAATGAAGGTTATAACATCTATGGATTTCACTTTTTAAAGGTATTACGGGATGACAAAAAGTTTTATTAA
- a CDS encoding YqgE/AlgH family protein: MKPTKGKLLIAEPAILNDSSFNRTIVLLTEHTKSNSVGFILNRPLEYTLNDLLPDINCHFPVYQGGPVEQDNLYFVHKIPQLLPDSVEVANGIFWGGNFESLKDLLNNEEIETSDIRFFLGYSGWEKEQLDEEMNQNSWFVGENDFENIFSVDDESLWKNKLLQKGGNYKLWANAPSDFNLN, from the coding sequence TTGAAACCAACTAAAGGTAAATTACTAATTGCAGAGCCAGCTATTTTAAATGATAGCTCTTTTAATAGAACCATAGTTTTACTAACTGAGCACACAAAAAGCAATTCTGTTGGTTTTATTTTAAACAGACCTTTAGAGTATACTCTTAACGATTTATTACCAGATATTAATTGTCATTTTCCTGTTTATCAAGGTGGACCTGTAGAACAAGATAATTTATATTTTGTACATAAAATACCTCAGTTACTTCCAGATAGTGTCGAAGTTGCTAACGGAATTTTTTGGGGAGGAAATTTTGAATCTCTAAAAGACTTATTAAACAATGAAGAGATTGAAACTTCTGATATTCGCTTCTTTTTAGGATATTCTGGTTGGGAAAAAGAACAACTTGACGAAGAAATGAATCAAAACTCCTGGTTTGTAGGAGAAAATGACTTCGAAAATATTTTTTCCGTGGATGATGAAAGCCTCTGGAAAAATAAATTATTACAAAAAGGAGGTAATTATAAGCTTTGGGCAAATGCACCAAGTGACTTTAATTTAAATTAA